The sequence CGTCTCGTTGGTGCGGGCTATTATGAACGAGTGGAGGAGGGTCACCaaggattcacgatggtgACTGTGCTTGCTGAATGAGAATTGAGGTCTGTGTGCTGAATTCCGAGTTCCGTGttctcactcacgactcactcgtgactcacactcgtgacttggatATatgtgattcacgattttttcGTgtctgattcgtgatccgtgattcgcCATTCAGAGTAATTGTTTTGACGGCCTAACATGATGGCACTGAGTGCACCGTGCACAGTCCATGCACGATGTCTTTACTGTAGAGTacagtgacgagtggtGAGTACTGTGAGTGTGGCTTTGTAGCTATCATCTCTGAGGCACGcctttcgtgattgctagTATTGTTATTGTTCTAGAGCGTGGCTTGGAGGTAACTATGAGCTCTTTTCGCCGACAGATGGCCTGGGCCTGGgcggaatcgtgaatcgtgaatcgtgaatcgcgaatcggacaagctcaagagaCGagaagctgagcgagctggcTAGGTGATGATCAGCGACAGAGAGGCTGCGTGGACTACGAGGGCGGCCTTGTCAATCCTGCTTGGCGATGATCATCTGCGAACGCCACAAAAAGGTTGGCGCTAAACCGGCGGAGTTGGATTGAATGGGTTGGCTTGTGTTTTAGCGTAAGTGATTCCTGATTCCTGATTCGTAGAACGGTAGGCGCGAACGAGAGGGATGAAAAGAATGTTCCATTTTCAGCCTGGTCCagctcagtcacgagtgggtAAGCAAAGTTGAGACACGAGTTGTAGTAGTTAGCTGTTGCGAGCGCAGCGCCAAGTTCGCTTGAATGTCTTCCAAGTGATGACTGTGCAGCAGTCATGCATGCTCAGTTGAGAATGAGAGAGGCGCAAGAAGCAACCAAGCAACCAAGCAATCAACGGCGCGTCTAGCAGGTTGCAGccaattgtgaatcacgaattgggGTGTTGGTGAGCTGGCAGCACTAATTTATTTTCGAAGCCACAGCATGGCGGacagcattcgtgattcaagcGAGGTCAAAGCATCGCGCACAACAgccttcgtgattgcgcCAACGTGCCAACGTGAAATGTCAAAATTCGAGGGGCCTCACGCGCATTAACGATCCAGGATTCGAGGTTCATTCCACGTACAGTAACTTACAGAGTAAGTAAAGTTAGTTGCCACCCCTTTTTGGGCCCTTTTCTACGCTTTTTCGAGCGTGCATAGATGTGCTCGCTGGCCGATGCGCTGACGCATGGTGTTGGCAACTTTAGTTCGGTTCGAATCAAGAATTCGTGAGTTTGGCCTCGTGGTCAAGACAAACGAGCGTGCCTGTTGACCTTGtgcgagtcacgagtcggtTGGTTGATGGTTGTTTGGTGTCAGTGTTGATCTCGCTTGGTTCCTTTCTGTGGTACCTGGCCATCAGCAAACCATTGAGAATagcgctcgacttggcatCTTGACCGTGTCGTAACCACCTTGTCTTGTGTGCCTTAAACAGAGTCGCACGCGCTGTGTCAACAACAAGTTGTCCAGTGAAAGAGCTGACAAGAGTCATCGACCCTGTAATGCTGCGCTCTGCTGTACTGCAATGCCGGTGGAGTTGGATGGTCGCCGCTCGGCCATCGTGTTTCTTTTTCCGAGAATATCACGAgtgcatcggcatcggccCTGTATCAGCCAATGTCAGctgcgtgtgtgtgtgcgtgtgcgaGTTTCCGAGCGGCATCGTTGTTCTCCTTTCTTGACAGGTTTGGCCGAGCCTCGACAGAATCATCAATCACGCATAGGCGTGAGTGCCTTGGACGACGACCTTTTCCGCTGATCATGGTTTGTGattcctcgagctcggccaaACACACGCGCTCTTGACCCCGACGCTCATCACTCCGCCCGTCATTCCCTCCTCCTTCCAGTTCATTACCTACTACTCCCTCTCATCGTCAAGCATACAGTACCTCCGCTGTTATGCTTCGGCGCTCTGCTTGTCATCTTTGCATTGCTTCGCGACCTTGTTCCCGACACTGCTGCTCCTTGCCCTAGCCTGTTTCTTTCCTTACCTTTCCTTTCCTTTCTTTCCCGCCCACTCTTTGCCCGTCCACCTTCCCTCAGCTCAATCCGCCCACcactattcgtgattctgtgatcGTCATTCTTCGTTCGtcgctggctcgtcgagcttttGTTCCATCTCACTCTCACAGGCCCCGTCCGCCGCGCATCACCCATCCTTCCTGACTACACGCTTCCTCACGCCTACACCTCATCATTCACGCTAACGCCGTCTCCTCCTCGCTCTGCATCCACTCCATCCACCCTCTAGCCAACGTTGACTTCGTCCTTGCGCTCTCAACGCAATCGCCGCATCATTTCGAGTTCTGCTTCAGACTGGCTCTGTGGCTCGCTTCTCTTCGTCCTTTTACCTGGCCATCTTCACCCGTCTCTGCGACATTTGCCGACGCTTCAGCAACGCTTGCCATCAATTTCGCTCTAAGCATCCATTTCGCAGCGTCGtctttcttctccttcATTTCTTTCGTTCGTCCCCACAATCTCTCTGCTTTCAGTGTTACAAATCTGCACCCATACAGCTTGGACCGACTCTTGTCATTCCTTCTCTCCCTTTTTGCTTCGTCCAACCTTGGTGCACGTCTAGCTTTCAAGCTCCCGCTTTGGCCCTCAcgcgcttgctcgaggCGCGAACACGCCTCTGCCCGTTCTTTCTTGAATTTGATCAGTCGCCCCATAACTCTCCAGCTCGGTCCCGCTTCATTTGCTGCTCTGTGGACCAGTCTCCCTAACCAAGAACCGTCGTTTGGTAAGTCTTTTTTGGCCTCCTTTCCCCTTGCTCTTTCCGTCTCGCGTCTGAACAGCAGTGCGTGCAAGAGACCTGCTCTGCGATCAACTCCAGCTCCGAGGCCATCACCTATCATAATCACCAAAGTAGATCACAACCATCATcgtttcttcttcttcccTTTCGCTCTCTTGTCATCATCACGTTCCCCTTCTTTCCCATCCCCCTTCCGtcgaccatctcgacgATCATCCTGAACccagtcgtcgtcgattcTCTGTTATTGATTGCGTTCGTCCTGCTCACACTCGTTTTGCCTCTGCACCTCCTTCTCATGACTGGATTTCACTTCCACTTTTACTTCGCCCGCTTTTGGTTCCACTCACTCTCTACTCATTCCCCTTGATCGTCAAAGCAGATTGTCTCGTCAGCCTCCCACTTGTCTCTTTGGCGGCATGGTTCTGTTTCGACCCAACTTCCAGCTGATGTTGCTCAGCCTTAATCTCGTCTTGCTACTGGCGCTCCAAGCATCCCCTGCACTTGCCGACGGTCTGCAGGCCGACCACGGTCCCGCCCGCATCAATCCCGCAGCACGACGCCATGCAGGTCGAGCCGGTCGCTTGTCCAAGCGATTTCCTCCGCTCGCGGCTAGCCATGCTCCCTTAGCCGTTAGGCGGGATCGAGTTCACCATGAGCCCATCTACGGCTTAACACCTGCAGAGATTGACGAATTGCTGGCAGAGCAAGAATTGGAAGATTCCATTTCCAATGCTAAcagcaccacctcgtcacGCCACCATAGCCATTCCAGAACCCGATCCGCCTCAAATTCGCAAGAGCCTACCAGCACCTCATCGATGCACACTTTCGCTTTCCCCACCAGCAATTCGACATCACACAACGCTACCTCGCTGTCTTCCACTCATGCTCCTGCATCCACATCTGCATCcacatctgcatctgccacATCCATTGTTCCATCGGCCACACGCTCATCTCTGAGCCAGTcttcgtcgatctcgacggATGGTAGCAAACCACCTTCGgcatcgtcctcttcgactcccgatgatggcgaccaCGACGCTAGTACTTCGGCCAATTCCGTCTCCAACAAcaatgatgacgacgctgGTGGGCTACTCGATGGCCTTTTAACCCCGTCATCCacatcctcgtcgagcgctAGCGCCGCCACCACTTCGAGCGATAGTGCCACTGCCGACGGTGGTTTGTTGGACGGTCTCCTGGGCCCGTTGTTCacttcttcgtcttcctTAGCCTCAGCCTCTGCGACTGTCGACAGCCAGAATGACTCGCCATCCGCAACCACTTCTTCGCGCTCTCCGCTTGTTACTAGTTCATCGTCTTTGAGCCAGCCATCTGGCTCGTCGCACGATTCGGACAGCCGCGACGACTCGACTTTTTCGAGTAAGCTCAGCCAGTCCACACAACCTGACTTTTACAGCTTCACTCCCCAGGCCACTCGTTCCGCGTCTCGCACTTCGACGACACTGCCGGTGACAGGGCTTTTACCCAGTTCCTTGCCGGTACTAGGTTCCTCTTCGTCAACTTCAGACTTTCCGTCAGCCACCCCTTCCCCGACGCCCTcaccatcgcatcgcaGCCCTGGCTCTGATTCTAGCTCGAGTACAGCCTCGTCCGACGACccttcgagcagcagcagcagcagcagcagcagcgatgatgacAGCGGCAGTCCCTCCACTGCTCCCTCGTCCTCATGGACACACGTAATTACTTCGACTGACGATAgcgctggctcgtcgaccgcGACGACACACGCGACCGCAACAATGTACTTGACCTCGACGATGCATCCAACCGCCACCATCACTACGGCTCCTTCATCGATATCGCAGGATACATTTGCTGTTCCAACTAGCACCATCTCCAATGACCACGCAAGCTCTGATAGCTCTGACCAAAGTTGGACACACGTAATTACTTCGACTGACGATAgcgctggctcgtcgaccgcGACGACACACGCGACCGCAACAATGTACTTGACCTCGACGATGCATCCAACCGCCACCATCACTACGGCTCCTTCATCGATATCGCAGGATACATTTGCTGTTCCAACTAGCACCATCTCCAATGACCACGCAAGCTCTGATAGCTCTGACCAAAGTTGGACACACGTAATTACTTCGACTGACGATAgcgctggctcgtcgaccgcGACGACACACGCGACCGCAACAATGTACTTGACCTCGACGATGCATCCAACCGCCACCATCACTACGGCTCCTTCATCGATATCGCAGGATACATTTGCTGTTCCAACTAGCACCATCTCTAATGACCACGCAAGCTCTGATAGCTCTGACCAAAGTTCAAGCAGCATTGATCAAGaatcgtcatcgtcgtcactATCGGGGTCTTCTACAGACGATTCTATCTCTGGCTCTTCTacgtcttcctcgtcgagcatcaccaccaaccCCTACTGGTACGCTAACACACAGTCTCTAATAATagcgccaagcagcacatCGTCTGCCGATCGACCAGCCGAGACGGGATCGCAGAATACAGCCGACATCAATGGATCGACTACTTCAGCCTCGTTGGACACTTCTCCAAACGCTCCCGCTGCCCAAGACTTGCCTCTGACGATCGTGCCCTCGGCTGACTCTTATGAGCAGCCGCCCAacaccacctcgatcggACTATTGTTCAAGCCTGATATGAAGTGGACGTGGGTCATCTCGCAGGCTGACTTGACGGCGCAAATCTTTGCATTCATGCCCGGTCTCGTCGGGCAGTCGGCGGGCATCGAGAGCTCCAAGGTCTCGACGGTCAAGCTGGTTGGCTACTCACCCGAAGTCAACGACACTGCCACCACGAGCACGCTGAGCACGGCTAGAACGCTGTACATGGCGTACGTGCCTTCTTCGAGCGTGGACGACATTCAGGCCATGGTCTCCAACATCTCGTCGCCGTTTTACACGTCGGCTGCCGCGGGAGCACCGCAGCAATTGGCAAGTCAAGTGGACCCAACGTTCAACATTCTTAGCGTTTCTGGTCATGCTGCAGCCGGGGCCAAGCAGAATGCCAAAACGAGCGCCGGTTCGGGCAAAGACGACTCGACGCTGCGCAACAGTCTGATTGGTGTTGGCTGTGGATTGGCCGGATGCTTTGCTCTTGTGGCTGCTGGTCTTTTGTGGCGCAAGCATCGCAAGGGCCAGAATGACGACGGAGCGACTGGCAACCATGGCGGAGTGTCACGTGCACACACCATTCGCTCGTTTCACGGCGGACTGCGCGAGACGTGGGCACcggatgcgctcgatcAGCACCGAGCTCTGGACACGGCTGGCGAGATGCAACAAGTCTGGTTGCCTCACGAGGTGGGAATGGCGATGGGTTACCCTGAGCAGGTCATGCAAGGACGCGAGGATGGCTTTGGTGGCTATGTGACGTCCGACCCCTTTGACGATGCGCGCGCCGGCGCCGGCGCTGGTGTTGGTGGCGTAGGTGGCTACGTGAACATGAACCGCTCGAGCCGTATGACGGAGCGGTCCAGCTACTCGGATTTGAGTCAGATGACGGAAGCGCAGCGTATTCAGTACGACTACGCGTCGTCGCGTCGCTCGTTCCATTCGACATCGGATCACTCGGGATCGCACGGCTCTCACAGCGAGCAGAGTGAGCACAGCGCGCACAGCGCTAGCTCGACAGATATGCTGTCGACTTATCAAGACGACTATCGCGTTCCTCACCAGCACACGAGCAGCCACGCGTTTGGTAACAGTTCAAACAACACAAGGTCACGTCGTCGTGGCAGCGtcgccagctcgacaaTTGGTCGTCCCGAGATGATGAGCAACTCGGTTCTCCTTTAAATCTAGTTTGGTGCTTCTTTTCAGTTTCATGTTTGCTTTGGTTGTAACGGAACGCTTTCTTTGGACATCGGTCTGGATACCGACACCCTTTacggcaagcagcagcagcgttggctcTGGCTGTTGATATCGTAATATTACACTCTTTTTCTTGACACTTGAGCTCTGTTTGTGTGAGGTAGATCAAGTGACTTTGGGATATTGTGGTCAGGCTGTGCTTGGAATATGTCACATGGAGCTTCACTTTGCTCTGTGCAGAGGAGTGACAACGAGAGGCAACACGGTTTGAATAGAAATCACGGATGAGGAATGAAGGAGTGTACAGCCTGGTTCGTGGCATGGGGCATGGTGGTGGTCGTGGGTGGGGTTCGTGTGTGGTTACTCTTTCTGGAAGAGTAATGATAGGGCCATGATTGCGAGGAGAGCGTACTTGAGTTTGGGGTAGTCGTTGAGAGCGATGGTGACATAGCCGACATACGGCATGTAGGCATTTACTTTGCCGACCATGTTGCTTCTGGTCATCCATCTTGCACCGTTGTAGAGCGCGAtgtcgtcgctctcgttgTTGTCGCCCTTGGTGAGGATCAGTTGTTGTCCGTCTGGGGCATTGTGGGTTTCGATGATCCTGTGTACGATCGGGATGTCTGCACCAGGCACTTTGTACACAGGGATATCGCCCACTTTCAGTGCACCACTGGGCATCGAGAGAAACAGCAGATCGCCACGGTAGAACGCGGGCTCCATCGAGCCAGACAGCACTACCACAACCGGCGACTCTGTGTCCGTGACAACAGACAGCCCTTTCCACATGGCTAGAGCCGTAGACACTACCGACACAAAGTTGAGCACCTGGTGCAGAATCGATCGCATCCCTTGTCGTCGTAGTGAcgccagctcgtccgccaacatgctgctcgatccagcGATGGTGTGTGCCAAGTCCGAATCGGATGCGGAAGCGCTAGCTCTCAATGCGTCACTGCGGTCGCAAACGTAAATAGAGTGGTGCAGCCAGACAAGCTGAGAGGCTGGATGGGACGCCGACTGAATGCAATCCAGTGTCGTTGTTGAGCGTACGTGATGAGAGGTAAAtgcgacgagcaagcgtCTGTGACAAGCGTTACGGTGGCACAGTTGTCAGTTTCGAGACGTGCACCGTGAGACCAACGTGTCACTTTGTCCAAGTAGCGTGGACAACAGCCGTTGATGCTGCATCACCCGATCGGGAGCGCACTGACCGAATCGGGAAGCAACGTCTAGCTGCGTCAAGCCAACGTGAAAGGACGCCTGCGTtctgcacgctgctgctgtgttTTTGTGTATCGTATCGCAGCTTCGTCCATCTGGCGAGCCGACGCACGAGGCGCTGAACCctgaattcgtgattgcgaagCAGAAACAACACAGCAACTCACACTCAACACGCAAGGTGAAACGtaatcgcgaatcgcgtTTCTTCTGCACCACGCTCTGTGCTTCGTCGTTGCTCCTCCTTTGTCCGTGTACGACCCGACGAATCGCTTTTCTATACGCT comes from Mycosarcoma maydis chromosome 1, whole genome shotgun sequence and encodes:
- a CDS encoding transmembrane mucin involved in surface sensing via MAP-kinase cascade: MVLFRPNFQLMLLSLNLVLLLALQASPALADGLQADHGPARINPAARRHAGRAGRLSKRFPPLAASHAPLAVRRDRVHHEPIYGLTPAEIDELLAEQELEDSISNANSTTSSRHHSHSRTRSASNSQEPTSTSSMHTFAFPTSNSTSHNATSLSSTHAPASTSASTSASATSIVPSATRSSLSQSSSISTDGSKPPSASSSSTPDDGDHDASTSANSVSNNNDDDAGGLLDGLLTPSSTSSSSASAATTSSDSATADGGLLDGLLGPLFTSSSSLASASATVDSQNDSPSATTSSRSPLVTSSSSLSQPSGSSHDSDSRDDSTFSSKLSQSTQPDFYSFTPQATRSASRTSTTLPVTGLLPSSLPVLGSSSSTSDFPSATPSPTPSPSHRSPGSDSSSSTASSDDPSSSSSSSSSSDDDSGSPSTAPSSSWTHVITSTDDSAGSSTATTHATATMYLTSTMHPTATITTAPSSISQDTFAVPTSTISNDHASSDSSDQSWTHVITSTDDSAGSSTATTHATATMYLTSTMHPTATITTAPSSISQDTFAVPTSTISNDHASSDSSDQSWTHVITSTDDSAGSSTATTHATATMYLTSTMHPTATITTAPSSISQDTFAVPTSTISNDHASSDSSDQSSSSIDQESSSSSLSGSSTDDSISGSSTSSSSSITTNPYWYANTQSLIIAPSSTSSADRPAETGSQNTADINGSTTSASLDTSPNAPAAQDLPLTIVPSADSYEQPPNTTSIGLLFKPDMKWTWVISQADLTAQIFAFMPGLVGQSAGIESSKVSTVKLVGYSPEVNDTATTSTLSTARTLYMAYVPSSSVDDIQAMVSNISSPFYTSAAAGAPQQLASQVDPTFNILSVSGHAAAGAKQNAKTSAGSGKDDSTLRNSLIGVGCGLAGCFALVAAGLLWRKHRKGQNDDGATGNHGGVSRAHTIRSFHGGLRETWAPDALDQHRALDTAGEMQQVWLPHEVGMAMGYPEQVMQGREDGFGGYVTSDPFDDARAGAGAGVGGVGGYVNMNRSSRMTERSSYSDLSQMTEAQRIQYDYASSRRSFHSTSDHSGSHGSHSEQSEHSAHSASSTDMLSTYQDDYRVPHQHTSSHAFGNSSNNTRSRRRGSVASSTIGRPEMMSNSVLL
- a CDS encoding putative signal peptidase (endopeptidase SP18); protein product: MLADELASLRRQGMRSILHQVLNFVSVVSTALAMWKGLSVVTDTESPVVVVLSGSMEPAFYRGDLLFLSMPSGALKVGDIPVYKVPGADIPIVHRIIETHNAPDGQQLILTKGDNNESDDIALYNGARWMTRSNMVGKVNAYMPYVGYVTIALNDYPKLKYALLAIMALSLLFQKE